CTCCTAGAAAGCTTTGCCACTTCTTCCTTATCTGTGGAGAATTCATAAAAATTGTTGTAATTGGTAATTGATTTAAATGAGGTAAGGTCATCCTCCCCTCGATTCATATGATTTAGGTTCTCGGGGAAAATTGAACCCGGGTTGAGTATCCCCAAAGCCGCTGCCGCACCGGCTCCTTTCATAAACTTCCGGCGGTTTAAATAATCTGTTTCCCGGGTTATCTCGGATGATTTTATTATGACCAGTCTGACGTTCCTTTCTTCGTTCAGGTACCTACTTTAGCCCTTATACGCCATTTTGTCAAGTAAAGTTGTGTGGATTTTCATCATTAAAATCTGTCTCTGATTCCAATTTGGCTTTTTTGCATAATCCTTTGACATTTCGTTCTTGAAGACTAATTTGAAACAAAATAACGGCTTGAACGTTCAATCAAATACCGGGAGATAATGGAGAAACAAAATTGAGTAAGCTGGTTCCGGGTATTCTATATCTCTTCACAGCATTATTGAT
This genomic window from Candidatus Neomarinimicrobiota bacterium contains:
- a CDS encoding protein-methionine-sulfoxide reductase catalytic subunit MsrP — encoded protein: MKGAGAAAALGILNPGSIFPENLNHMNRGEDDLTSFKSITNYNNFYEFSTDKEEVAKLSR